In the genome of Actinomadura luzonensis, the window GGGCTCGGCGACGTCGCGGGCGCGTCCGTCCCGAAGACGACGCTGGTCGCGCCGCCCAGGGACGGCGGCGCGCTGTGCACCCGCACGTTCATCCCGGTCCGGCCGCACACCTCGATCGGCGTGCTGGGCGCGGTGAGCGTCGTGACGGCGGCGCTGCTGCCGGACGGCGTGGCCCGCCGCCACGCCCGCCTGCCGGACGGGCCGCGCGTGGACGTCGAGCACCCCGCCGGCCACCTCCAGGTCGAGGTGGAGCTCGACCTGACCACCGACCCGCCCACCGCGGTGCGCGCCGCGAACGTGCGCACCGCCCGCAAGCTCTTCGACGGGACGGTCTTCCCCCGCCCGCGACCGGACGAAGGACCGACGACCTGATGAACGCCCTGCTGCACGACGTCGCCCACCTCGGCTACGCCGAACTGCTCACCCCCCAGCCCGAGCGCAGCCTGTGGTTCTTCACCGAGATCCTCGGCATGACCCGCGCCGGCGCCGACGGCGACTCGGTCTACCTGCGCACCTACGACGACTACGAGCACCACAGCCTCAAGCTGACCGCCCACCGCACCTCCGGCCTGCGCGCGACCGGCCTCCGCGCGGCGAGCCAGGAGGCGCTGGAGCGCCGGGTGCTCGCCGTCAAGGACGCCGGGCTCGGCATCGGCTGGCGCGACGGCGACGCCGGGCGCGGCCCCACGTACGCCTTCCGCGACCCCGACGGGCACGAGATGCACCTGTACTGGGAGTCGGAGTGGTACGAGGCGCCCGAGGAGCTACGGTCGGCGCTGAAGAACCAGCCGCAGGCGTTCCCCCGGCACGGGGTGGGCGTGCGCCGCCTCGACCACGTCAACTACCTGGCCGCCGAGGCCGCCGCCAACGGCGCCTTCGTCCGCGACGCGCTCGGCGCCCGCGTCACCGAGCAGATCATGCTGGACAGCGGCCGCGTCTCGGCCCAGTGGCTGCACTTCGCGAACAAGTCGTACGACCTGGTCTACACCGACGACTGGTCCGGCTCGTCCGGGCGGCTGCACCACCTCGCGTTCGCCACCAACGGCCGCGAGGACATCCTGCGCGCCGCCGACATCGCCCTCGAGAACGGCGTCTTCATCGAGACCGGCCCGCACAAGCACGCCATCCAGCAGACGTTCTTCCTCTACCTGTACGAGCCCGGCGGCAACCGGATCGAGCTGTGCAACCCCCTCACCCGGCTCATCCTGGCCCCCGACTGGCGAACGGTGACCTGGACCGAGGCCGAGCGCGCCAAGGGCCAGGCGTGGGGGCTGAAGACCATCGAGTCCTTCCACACGCACGGCACCCCGCCGCTGGAGTGACCTGACCGAGCGGCCGGCCTCAGCCCACGAACCGGGCCACCGCCGGGACCCGCCGCAGCACCAGCCGGTCCAGCAGCAGCACCGCCACCATGGTCGCGCCCGCCAGCGGGAACACCAGCCCCAGCACCGCCATGATCGCGATCACCCCGTACGCCGTGCGCCGGTCCGCCGGCCGGGCGGGCGCCCCGGCGCGGCCGCGCGGCCGGCGCTTCCACCACATCCACCCGCCGGTGACCACGAGCGTGATCAGCGACAGGCAGGCGGCGAGCATGACGGCCAGGTTGGCGGGGCCGTACCTGCGGCCCTCGTGCAGCGCGATGCCCTGCTCGACGAGCTTGGCCATCGTGCCGTACTCGGCCCAGCCGTACGACGTCAGCACCTTGCCCGAGTACTGGTCCACGTGGAGCGTGCGGGCGGCCGACGGGTCGCGGCGCGGCTCGGCCACGACCGTGTAGACGCCGGTCGGGCCGTCCGGCAGGAGCACCTTGACCTCGCACTCGCCGCACGAGGCGACGGCGGGCCGGGCGGCGGCGAGCGCGGCCTCCACGGGCAGCGCGCCGGCCTGCGCCGCCCCGCCGTGGCCGGCGTGCCCGGCATGCCCGCCGGACTCGGGGACGGGCAGCCGCTCGGCCGCCCACGGCACCTTGGCGTCGGGGTTCGCGGACAGGTCGCCGGACAGCGGCGGAGTGGAGGTGTGCGGGAAATCGGCGGCGTTCGGCGCGGTCGAGCCGGTGCGCTCCTGGAGGCGTTGCAGCCCGTCGCCCCACACGCCCGACCAGGGCAGGCCGGACACGACCAGGAAGACCACGACCGCGCCCGACCCGACGCCCACCCGGACGTGCAGGCGGCGCAGCCGGCCGCGGGGCGACCTGGAGGCCCGCGCCCGGGTCCGGCGGCCGGTCCACCACAGGTACGTGCCCGACGCCACGAGGATCAGCGCCCAGCAGGCCGCGATCTCCACGACGCGGTCGCCGGCGACGCCGGACATCAGCTCGCCGTGGATCGTGCGGACCATCCGCATGAACGTGGCCGCGTCGTCGATCTGGCCGACCACCCGGGCCGTGCCCGGGTCCACGTACACGGAGACGCCCTGCGCGAACGGGCCGGTGTCCGCGCCCTGGAGGATGACGCGGGTGGTGCGGTCAGGGGAGGAGGGCGGGACGACGGACATGACCGCCGCCCCGGGGCGGGCGTCGCGGGCGGCGGCGATCTGCTCCGACAGCGGGCGCGGCGCGGCGACCGGCTGGGCGAGGGTGCGGACGTCCTGGTAGCGCCACTCCTCGAACGGCTCCTTGAACAGGTAGACGGCGCCGGTCACGGCGAGCACGAGCAGGACGGGGGCGACGAACAGGCCGGCGTAGAAGTGCCAGCGCCACACGGCGCGGTAACGCTGCGAAGAGGAGGCGGGGGCGGGAGTGGTGGGGGAAGGGGCTGGGCGTGCCTCGACCGAGGTCATGAAGGGCTCCGTTCGTTACGGAGGAAAGGCAGGGGAGCACGCCCGCACCCGCGGGGCGCGGGCAGGGCGGCGGGGTGGCCCGCGGAGTGCGGGCGCGGCGGGATGGCCCGCGGAGTGCGGGCACGGCGGGTTGGCCGCGCGGCGGGTTGGCCGTGGGGCGCGGCGGCCGTGGGGCGCGGCGGTCGCGGGGTGGGCCTGCGTCAGCCTGCCGGGGCGGGCGGGCCACGCCGGCACAGCGCGCCCGCGAGGGCCTGGGGCGCCCGCACCCGGCCGCGTCCCACGCGGCCGGTCCCGGCGCGCACGGCTCGGGCGGCGGGACGAGGGCGGGCAGGCCGCGCCACAACCGGTGCAGCGAGCAGCACAGCAGCGCCAGGAGGGCGGCGAGCGCCGTCTCCCCCCGGTCCAGCCACCAGGCGGACACCACGGCGACGACGGCGTGCGCGGCCGGCATGCCGAGCTGCGTCCACAGCCCGCCGCCCCCGGCGAGGTGGCCGGGGTGCTCGTGGTGGGCGAGGGACGGGGCGGCGTCCAGGCCGAACAGGCGATGCATGCCGTACTGGGCGGCGAAGGCGGCCACGACCAGCGTCCCCAGGGAGCGCCGGCGGCGGGCCAGCACGTAGGCCCCGGCCGCGGTCAGGGCGGTGGCGGCGGCGAGGACCGGCAGGCGGACGCCTGAGCCGCCGGCCAGCGTGTGCATCCCGAGCGCGGCGTACACGCAGACGACCGCGAACACCGCCGAGCGGGGGCCGCGCAGGCCGGACCGGCCGGCCTGCGCGCCGTCCCTGCTGTCGGTGCCGCCGAGGCGTCCTTCCTGATCGGGTTTCATGCGCGACCACCGCTCACACCGACAGATACGGGGGCGTGTCACGAAAAGTTCAGACATCTACCTCGGACGGCTCAGAGCTGATCCGGCGCCCCTCCGCTGTACACCAGGCGCGGCGGCCGGCCGCCGAACAACCGGCTGACGGTGACGAACGCGTACCCCTGCCTGGACAGCGCCTTCAGCACCCGCGGAACGGCCCGCACGGTCGTCGGGTGGATGTCGTGGAACAGGATGACGCTGCCGGGCCGCGCCGACCTGATCGCCACCCGGGCGACGCGGGCGCTGTCGCGGTGCAGCCAGTCCAGGGTGTCGACGCTCCACAGCACCAGCGGGCGCTTGACCTGGGCGCGGACGGTGGCGTCGAAGGCCCCGTACGGCGGCCGGACGAGCGCCGGCGTGAGGCCCGCCGCGTCCCTGATCGCCTGGTCGTCGCGCGCCACCTGGGCGCGCACCCGGGCGGCCGACAGCTTCGTCAGGTCGGGGTGCGACCAGGTGTGGTTGCCGATCTCGTGGCCGGCGGCGACGGCCCGGCGCAGGACGGAGGGGTAGGCGGCGACGTTCTGGCCGACGACGAAGAACGTGGCGCGGGCGTCGTAGGCGGCGAGGTGGCGGAGCAGCGTGTCGGTGTACGGCCCTGGGCCGTCGTCGAAGGTGAGGGCCACGCACTTGACGCGGCGGCAGTCCACCGCCCGGCCCCGGGCCGTCGCGGCGCGGTCCCGCGCGGGGCCGGCCTGCGCGGCGCGGTCCTGTCCGGTGCCGGCCTGCGCGGTCGTAGCGGACGCGGGAACGTTCCTGGTCGTGGCCGCGTCGGCGCGGGCCGGGCCGGCGGCGTCGCGCGTGGCCGCCTGGACCGTTCCCGCCGGCGGCGGACGGTGGGAGACCGTCGCGAGCGCCGCGGCGGTCAGGACGACCGAGGCCGCCACCCGCGCCGATCCCCGTCTGGCACCAGTGCTCATGTGATCCCCCCAAACCGCGCCGCCCCCGGCGCGGCTCCCGGTCGTCCCGCCTGCCGGGACCGCCCCCATACGATTCGACACCTGCCGGTCACGCCTGGTTCGCCACGAACGGTTCTCCGGATGACACACTTTTGTCCTCATGAGGCCAGCAGCGGACGGGCTGACATACGATGCAGTCCGGTCTGCCGCGGGGAACCGCGACCAGGCTGACCGCGATCGCCCAGCGCCGGCGCCGACCGGCTCGACGCGCTGCTCAGCCTGCGCGCCCGCGGCGGACCTCACCGCCCGTCCCCGCCCGGGCGCGCGGCCGTTCGGCACGCACGGCGCGGACGCTTGATCCGGCGATCCGGGGCCCGGGATCATGCGGGGAATGGACTACTACCTGATCTCCACCTCGGCACATGACCGGTCCCCGGCGGGAGTCCTGGTGGAGGAGTTCGTCCTCTGCGAGGACTTCACCGCGGCCGGCATCGACAGCGCCGAGTGGGGATCGGAGACGGGGGAGTGGCTGGCCGCGCCGGAGGTGAGCCGCCTCATCCGCTCCGACGGCGCCCTCCGCTCCCGGGTCACGCCGGTGAGCCGGTCCGAGGCCCGCGACGCCTACGCCGGCCTCGGCGGGGGCGAGCTGCCCGAGGAGGAGGAGCTGCGCGGGCACTTCCGCCGCCGCCAGCCGCTGCCCGCCGCGGCCCCGCTCCGGCTCGGCTCGGGCGCGGCCCAGGCCCGCCGCTACCGCATCCTGTTCGCGGGGGAGCTGGGCGCGGACGGGCTGGCCGGGGCGCAGGCGGCGCTGCGGCTGGAGCCCACGGGCGACCCGCGCGTGGTCGGCAAGGCGTCCGGCAGCGCGGGCGGGCACGGCTTCACGTGGGAGCTGCGCCGCATCGGGGCGGGGATCGCCTGGTGCGTGGACGTCACCGTGCGGGTCGGCACCGGCTCCCTCGGCACGCTGGGCGCGCTGCTGCACCACCACCGGCAGGCGGTCCGCGAGCAGGGGCTGATCCCGGTCACGATCGAGCGCTTCGCCTGACCGGCCCCCGGGCGCTCAGGGGACGGGGACGGCGGGCAGGGTCACCGGCCCGGCCTGCGGGTTCAGCACGTCCGCCGGCGACCGTCCGGCCGGGAGGACCACGTCCATCGCCTTCGGGACGGTGGCCGGGTCGGCCGCGCACAGCGGCGCCGTCCCGCCCTCGGCGCACACCCCGAACAGGTACGGCTGCGGCGTCGGCGCGAAGCCCCGCGCCTGGTCGGCGGCGAACCCGTCCTGGCCGGTCAGCGCCACGGCGAAGCGCCAGCCGGGCCCCGGCGTGCCGAAGGCGTCCCGGGGTAAGGCGATCGTGATCGTCCTGGTCGTCCCCGAGGCCCGCACCGCCGCGCCGGCCGGGGCCGCGCCCGCCGCCGTCACCCACACGGGCGCGGCGAAGCCCTGGGCCTCCACCCGCTGCGTCCAGGCGTCGGCGAGCCGGTAGTTGCGCTGCGGGAACGCCGCCTCGGCGGAGCGCTCGGCCACGGCCGGGTCCTGGACGTAGACGTCGAGGAGCTGCGCGCCCATCTGGCTGCCGAACGTCGGCGTCAGGTCCCGCAGCTCGGCCCGCAGGTAGACGGTGGTGTCGTCGGTGATCACCTGGAAGCGGCGCAGGTCGAAGGCCCCGTCGTGGAAGTCGGCGGCCGTCGGGTAGGCGTAGGTGCCGGGCCCGTGGTCGTCGCCGTCGGGGTCGGCCACGTCGAGCACGGTCGTCGCGCCGGTGATGTCGCCGGTGACGGAGCGGCGCGCGTGGCCGGTGCGCCCGCCCGGAGCGGTGGCCGTCACCGTGAGCGCGACCTCGCCGAACGACACCGGCGCCGCGACCGAGAACGTCCCGTCCGCGCCCGCCCGCCCTGACACCACCTGGGCGGGCGCGCCGGTGTCCACGGGCGCGGCGGCGACGTCCACCCGCGCGCCCGGCGTCGTGCTGCCCTCGACCGCGACCGACGTGCCGCGACCGCGCTCCGTCGGCCGGGGCGGTGACGGCGAGCGGGGCGGCCGCGGGCGCGCCGCCCGGTCCGCGTAGCGCTGCCGCACCACGGCGGGCTGCTCGACCGGCCGGGTGCCGCCGAGCGACAGGATCAGCCGCAGCGCCTGGGCCTGCGCCCAGGTGAGCGGCGAGGCCGAGCCGGCCGGGCCGCCGTCGCGGAAGCCGATCGAGGCGGTCGCCGGGTCGCTCCCGTACGGCGAGGCGGGCAGGTCCGGGTTCTCCCACGCCTGCTCGGGCACCAGCCCGGTGCCGGACGCCATGCCGCGCATCGCCCGCAGCAGCGCCGCAGCCGTGCCCTGGTCGCCGCGCTGGAGCGCCTGCTCGGCCCGCTCGCCGGCGAGGACCGGCCACAGGTGCCCCGAGCCGGTGTCACCCGTGGGCCACGGGCGGCCGGACGGCGCGCAGGAGGTCGGGTCGGGCTCGTGGCAGTCGCCGTAGCCGTCCTCGGTGCCCGGGGTGTCGC includes:
- a CDS encoding catechol 2,3-dioxygenase, which gives rise to MNALLHDVAHLGYAELLTPQPERSLWFFTEILGMTRAGADGDSVYLRTYDDYEHHSLKLTAHRTSGLRATGLRAASQEALERRVLAVKDAGLGIGWRDGDAGRGPTYAFRDPDGHEMHLYWESEWYEAPEELRSALKNQPQAFPRHGVGVRRLDHVNYLAAEAAANGAFVRDALGARVTEQIMLDSGRVSAQWLHFANKSYDLVYTDDWSGSSGRLHHLAFATNGREDILRAADIALENGVFIETGPHKHAIQQTFFLYLYEPGGNRIELCNPLTRLILAPDWRTVTWTEAERAKGQAWGLKTIESFHTHGTPPLE
- a CDS encoding polysaccharide deacetylase family protein, whose protein sequence is MSTGARRGSARVAASVVLTAAALATVSHRPPPAGTVQAATRDAAGPARADAATTRNVPASATTAQAGTGQDRAAQAGPARDRAATARGRAVDCRRVKCVALTFDDGPGPYTDTLLRHLAAYDARATFFVVGQNVAAYPSVLRRAVAAGHEIGNHTWSHPDLTKLSAARVRAQVARDDQAIRDAAGLTPALVRPPYGAFDATVRAQVKRPLVLWSVDTLDWLHRDSARVARVAIRSARPGSVILFHDIHPTTVRAVPRVLKALSRQGYAFVTVSRLFGGRPPRLVYSGGAPDQL
- a CDS encoding PepSY-associated TM helix domain-containing protein encodes the protein MTSVEARPAPSPTTPAPASSSQRYRAVWRWHFYAGLFVAPVLLVLAVTGAVYLFKEPFEEWRYQDVRTLAQPVAAPRPLSEQIAAARDARPGAAVMSVVPPSSPDRTTRVILQGADTGPFAQGVSVYVDPGTARVVGQIDDAATFMRMVRTIHGELMSGVAGDRVVEIAACWALILVASGTYLWWTGRRTRARASRSPRGRLRRLHVRVGVGSGAVVVFLVVSGLPWSGVWGDGLQRLQERTGSTAPNAADFPHTSTPPLSGDLSANPDAKVPWAAERLPVPESGGHAGHAGHGGAAQAGALPVEAALAAARPAVASCGECEVKVLLPDGPTGVYTVVAEPRRDPSAARTLHVDQYSGKVLTSYGWAEYGTMAKLVEQGIALHEGRRYGPANLAVMLAACLSLITLVVTGGWMWWKRRPRGRAGAPARPADRRTAYGVIAIMAVLGLVFPLAGATMVAVLLLDRLVLRRVPAVARFVG